DNA sequence from the Zonotrichia albicollis isolate bZonAlb1 chromosome 29, bZonAlb1.hap1, whole genome shotgun sequence genome:
CCAGCCCCATGCCAGGCCCTGGCACTCGGGAATTACATTGGGAATTCTGCTGCAGACTGTGACATTTCAGTATCTGCTCCgagctgctctggcactgccatTACAGTTTTTGTGATTGGATTcgcagaatggtttgggttggaaggatcTTTAAGCCCattccatcccacccctgccatgggcagggacaccttccactatcccaggctgctcccagccccgtccagcctggcctggaacacctCCAGcaatggggcagccacagctccctgtgccagggcctccccaccctcacagggaagaattcctttgTAAAATAAACTAAATCGTAACTAGAAATCACAAGACTCAATTCTGAGCTTTCATGGCAGGTTTACAGCAGACAATGAGGTGACACTGGGTGTCACACAGGGAACTGCTGGGAGCAGAACCTGCTCTGCCCACTCCCTCCTTTTCACTCTCCATGGGATATTCCCTTTTGGCAGGACAgctgctcacagcccctcaggctGCAAAGAAAACCCAAGGGAGCACGTGCCCAAaacctggcactgcccagccacagGAGCCATGGCATTCTGCTCTGCCATTCCTGCACCAGCAGCCTGTGAAGGATCCTTCCAGCCCATCCCATCTGTGCTGAGGACGCTGCTGAACACTGAGCACTGTGACACAGCCTCTGCCACCAAGGGTGTTTGCCAGAAAAGCTCAGACTGACCCAGAGTCACTGCTGCAGACTCTGAACCTCTGCATCCACTGGCCTGACGTGACCCGAGCCTCCAAAAGGGTTTTGGTTTAATTTTCCTTGCTCTCTCAAAGCAGGTAGTCTGCCAAGAAACCAAGCAAGGCCCAACCCTGTGCCTGATAAACATCTGCCCATCTGGATTTCCCAAGCTTTTGGGAAAGTTAAGCAACTCTCACAGAAGGCCATTTCTATACATATTCTAGATGTATTATTCTGCACAGAGCCCTGTGCCACGAAATggagctgagggctggagcagcagagcatcCACCACCCCCCACAGGTCAgtcaaaaataaaaactgtcaTTCATCTGGGAAATGTCACAAAGCCCTGAGTCATTGTTTATTCTAAATAGCACCGGCTCCCATCTTCAAAGTGGTGTTGAATGACTGCAATTGCTAAATGAACTCGAGAAAAGCAAAGACAACAACCCAGCCTTTGTGTGCAGGCCAGGGGATCCGTtgggctgggaggagaagggaacaTTTTTCCACCTGGGAGAGAAGCCCCAGGAAGCAGAGGCTCAGTGCTCAACGGCTGCTGGAGATAACAAAAAGTGTTCCAGGGTTCACTCCTGGTGCTCATTCAACACAACAAACACCCATGAAATGTCAATGGGCAAAGTTAAGTGGTTTCTGAACTCACTCCATGCAGGCTTCTTTGTAAATCAGTATCTGTGACTTGGAGTAGAGGATGTTTTCTTGGAGACAAGCTATCACTAGCAGCTCCCTTTCATGTCTTTCCAATCAAAAATTTCCTAATTTATAAGTGCCAAAAAGTTACAGGCAATCCATTTTGCTGATAGCAAAAGTCAGCTTTAAACTTGTCTGCAGTGATGCACCAAATCTTTTGtaaactagaaaaaaataatttatttcaagtAACAAAGAGGACAGTGTTATGGACAATGAAGCATTAATGTTGCATCCCAAAATCTTACACACAAAAACCATTCCAGCATCACACTCAGTCTCTAAGAGAAGAGCTTGGCACTGAAATGCCTGCAGGGAAAGTAGTGAACAATCAgaattgaaaaaataatttggtgaCACAGCACTGACTAATGAAGCACAGTGAAATGTCAACCATTACATACAGATGAAGGAAAACAACTGGGCAAAGTAGAAATGTCCATAAATTGACTGCTACAACTATAAATTTCTCTAAATTCAAGGTAAGTAGAACAGGAGTACATTGCAGATATCTGAGTACCTGGAATTAAAAACTATACTTCATAATATAATTATTCATTTGATAATCCATGAGTGAGTGGCATACTACATTGTGCTGTCACACAAACCCTGCTTTACTACAGTCTCCAAGGTTTTCTAGCAGCACCAGTGTTTGAAAAATATgagtttcttttttctctgttttattttagtGAACTCTTAAGACAACCGGGATAATttgctgaaaaagaaaagctgaattttttaaattattatttccatCTTGAAGACACCACCTTCCTTTGCCCTCATCCTGCAGCACAAGCATGTTTGCACAGGTGAGGTCTGTGCCACCTGCAGCACTGTGTGTACACGTGGAAGGTGGCAGGGTCACGGCGTTTCCTTCATGGAACAGCACCAACACCACAATGAGAAGTGAGAACATTTGCACACACAAAAGGGAGGCAAACACtgcacagagagcagctccagTCCTGTAGTAATCTCAACTGGAGATGATGGTGAAGTCCCAAGTCCCAAATACCCATCTGGGCAAACTGTGAGCCTGAGAAGAGTTTTACCTGTTGGTACTCTGAATCTGAGCCAAGCAAGCACCTGAACAGCAGAATTCTCTTTCTACACTGCAGCTGTGTATGTACAGAACTGAAATTAAATATCCTGTTGGCAGCAAGCTCCTAGGTCAGTACAGAAAAGCTGTGAACACAGGAAAGAATGTAAGACTTCAACTGTTATTTAACTTTGTATTGACTAAATGCCTTTTAGGAGCCATAACATTTGTCacaaacacattaaaaatgtatttatccACTAAAGAACTTGTTAGCAGCTCAGTGTAAATTCTCATCCTTACCTCCCAGGTTGACTGTTGTTGCAAGAGGCAACAAGAGTCACCAAGTAAACAAGAATGGAAGTGTGGAAAGCCTTCCTCAGGAAAGCCTTCCTCCACTGGGAGATGCAACGTAGGCCTTGCACAGCCTCTAAGACTGTGACAGTTCTCACACCAGCTGAGCTTTCCCACTGCACTACAGCCGGctttaagtaaaataaaattttcatttcagtttggggaaaatcctgatGAAGAGAATCATGCTGATGAATATAAAACAAACTACAATCAGCATTATCCACAGCAGCCAGTTGACAGATTTCTTGGCGTGCTGTTCCAGGCGGTCGGATTCATCCTTGAGCTTCTCGAAGTTCTGGTCTGCCATCCTGAGGGAGTGTGACAGTGTCTGTGGAGCAAAGAGAGCAAACAGGGTCAGCctcactgctgccagctctggcagcTTCCCCCAACAGAGAAAAGGTTCAGCTGCAGATCCACTCTGATCCCACCAGGAATCAAGCTGCAGGATTTCACACATCAGCACTTGAACCTTGTGGGTTGCAAAACTTGAGGGGCCACAGCTCAACGTGCACTACCTGGTTGTCCTGTTTGATCACGTTCTGGGCAGCCAGGGTGTTGTTTTTGAGGCTGCGAGCCAAGCTGAGCATTTCCTCAGCCAGCTTCTCCTGCATGTCCTGGtgatgctgcagcacagcatccAGCTCCACTGCCGACTGCTTCTCGTCTGATGGGAGGCCTCTGCAAGAGcaccagggaaaaaaagggatttacATTTCCTTGTGCGTTGATCTCACAGGTTTTCCTCAGGTTTTACATCTCTACAAGACAACAAAGCCCATTGAGTCAACTGAAGCCATTATTGTATTTTGGTCTCTATAAGCAGACACTTTACCCAATTTAAAGCAAATCAGGGTTTTAAAGGTCATTGGGAAAACAGTTCCCAAAACCCTGAGCACTGGAATGAGAAATTCTGACTTACTTTCGCCTCCTTATGTTCAACTCCTcagaatctggaaaaaaaaaagtgcttagCATGTTATAAATTCTCATGCAATCACAGGCTGAAAAAACAAGTTTCCTCTAAGGGATTTTTGGATATCCAAATCCTACTTAGCCTCTACCCCAAGGAATATGGGTGGCAAATGCCTACCTGCTTTCTGCAGGGAAAAGAGGACACAGAACATcaaaagaggggaaaaaccccaGCTGAATCACATCCCTGAGGGCAGGGTTTCAGCCCGTGTGTCTCGGTGTTCTTTCAGGACACGTTagattggcccagctccagccGCTCTAACAGTAGCCATGGAAACCTCAAATTAATTCCTCCCAGTTCCCTACGTGAATAACATGGCTGTGTATTCCAGAGGAACTGAACAACACCTACTCAAAGCACCCAGGATCACATGGTTTGCTCAGAGCAGAAGGGAACAGGCACAAAATAAATTGCCCCTGCTAATTCTGTAATTAGAATGTCTGTTTCTGCATGAATGCTACAAAAAGAGCTTCCTGCAAGTCCCTGCCACCATTGATAACAACGCTTCTGCTTTCATCTGtcaggggttttgtttttaaaatctgttgtCTTGAAAAGAAGTGAGGCACTAAATTAAAAGTACACTTGGGGAAATACTGAATACCTGACCTCCCTCTTCCCCTCTCTGTAATACACAGTTGGAAGAACCAACAGATTGAACTCACCATCAGCAGccagggggtcctgggggaggagaaagagaaccAAAACAGCAGATTACAAAGGGTCAGTGATAAAGGACAGGCCTGGCAGAGTGCCCGTGCCCAGGATTTAGAGATAAAGAGGGGCCTCCCCACCCAGGCTGGGACACTTGTGAGgcagctgcacacaggcaggACAGCCTGTAAAGAAGCAGTGAACGTACTGTGCCGAGCAGCTCGCTCCTCATCTGGCCCGTGCAGCGCGCCTTGGTCTGCAGGTGCACGGTTTTGGTGGCCGGGGTTCTCTCCTTGGCTGTGGTCGGGGTGCGCCCCGGGGCCAGGAACTGGTTGGCCAGAGCCTTTTCTGTGGATGAAGACTGGGAGTGGGGAAAAGCAGTCATGGATGTGACACTGTGCAGTGTGAGGCAGCTGGGGTGTGACCCACAGGGATGGGGGTGCaatcccacagctgctcccctgTTGTAGTGTGCTTTTATACTTTGTAATATTTTGTAATTAGTTTTGGGTTTGTATCCCCCTCCCTAATTAGTATTGTTTTTGTATCccacagctgcttccctgttgtagtgtgtttttatACTTTGCAATAGTTTTGTTTTTGTATCCCCATATTTTTCCCAAATTGTTTACTCCAGATTGTATCCCCTCCCTCTACCCGTGtaatcccttcccttccccaaatccccaccctgGCTCTCTGTCACTCACTCAGCATCCCATCCTCTCCATCCAGAACTTTCAGTCTAGGACATCAAGTGATCAGCCAGAGGCCAGAGGTCAACTCCCCAAGTGTTTCTCCTAAATATCCATTTCCTAGTATTCACACCTTAATTTATCTTATTGGTTAGTAAAATGTTATCTACTTTAGGTTTCCAGCTCCCTTTAAATGTAACCTTGGCACCTCTCCCGGGGCTATCAGCAGGAGCCCCCTGAGGTGTGGGAGCTCCCAATTTGGATTAATCCCTGCTAAGAGTCGGCCCCTTTATCCTCTACCAATGTCTCTTTTCAAGCTGAACTAGTAAATCTTACCAATTTTTCAGCTTCTAGGAGTCCCTTTAGGAAGTCCACTTTGCGAGAGTATTCATTCAGCAGTTCAGGGGCTGGCTTGCTGTTGGAATTGAAAGATAACATCAAAATCACAAATTATCAGCATTTTCTAGCGTTCTACTTTCCAAgtgaaataataacaaaaagcCACATGGTTTTTCAAAGAAGCAGAAATAGCCTCAGGTTGGGAATACACTTGTAAATCCTCTGCAAATCACCTTTTCCAAAGCAGGGAGGGCTCAAGGAATATGTATTTCCACAGGGAAGACACACTGCTGTAGTGATTGTGAGCTATGGCTGACTTACAGGTAAGAGATTATTGAATCACGGTGTCATTaatggaaaagacctccaagatcaccaGATCCAACCTTCCACTGAATCCCCCCATTCCCACTAAACCATATTGCAAAGTGCCAcatctgctttcttttttaacacttccagggatggtgactccatcacttctctgggcagctttTTCCAGTGTTTAACCACTTTCActgaaggaatttttcctggtctccaacctaaacctccccctGGCACAAACCCCCAACAGGCACCCAGGGGCTCAGGGCGCTCACCTGGACTGCTTCTTCAGCTCCCGGAGCATGTCCTCCAGAGCAGCCACATACTGAGGGCAAAAACAAGATTTTAAGTGACAGCATTAAGGAGAAATCCCCTGTCCGGCAAAGGCTGTGGGTGTAACACCACAGCGCTCCCGTCTCGGTTACTGAGGGGCCGGACGCGGTGCTGCGGGGCAGAggggcgggcggggcgcggcggCCTCACCTTCTCCAGCCGCCACTCCTCGGGGTCCCGCCGCTCCGCCGCCAGCGCCTCGCACCGGCTCAGGAGCCGAATCAAGTTCAGCTCCAGCCGCGTCGCCGCCATGGTGGCACCGGAACTCCCCTCAGCGCCGGGCGCCATCTTGGGGCGGAGCGCGGGGAGGGGCGGGAAGCGCTGGGCGGGCTGTGACCGCCCCggtttatttaaaaaacccagaaacctcCCCCAAATTACCCCAAATCTAAGGCGTGCACACGGGCATAGAGAGGCAGCTGCGGCTCGGGGCAGCGCTGTGGCCGAGCTGAGCTCTTCCCTCACTCCAAGATGGTGCAGGCCGTGAGGGGCCGGGGCATGGCCGTGGGCTCAAGGCGCTGCTGTGGGATGGCAGCTCGCCCTCAGGTGTGTTCCCGAACAGAGGTGAGGCGGCTCGCACAGCACACCCAGCACGGGAGCTCCCCTTTGCTCCAGGAGCACCAAAACCCTCCcctgtgacaccacagcagcGTCAGAGCTTCCCTTTCCCCCGTCTTTATTCGCTACTTAATAAAAACAGTACCCCGAGTAAAGGCTTCCTTCGGACTAAATTACTTGTTAGACAGACATCGATCAACTACcacatgtattttttaaaagtgcaaTGTTTTAATAAACGTTTTTATACATGTTGGTCTCAATTAAGGCTATTACCAGCTCTGTAAACCATAGAGAAAATTGTCATAAAACCATACAAAACATTAAGGCAACACACATTGACCTAAACCGACTGTTGGTCCCGTGAGAACCCATTGTAAGGCAAATGGAAAAGGCACAGCAGCGGAATGGGGGGGCTTGGTTCCTGTACACTCGATCCATGTTATTCAACATGATGCTTTACCTTCTTTGCAAGGTTTTAATTTAAAGTGGAGAATATTTGCTTTAAACAACCTTGCTTAACCCTTACAGTACTGTACATTTCTGGGCTGCCTTCCCCGCAGCCCCTTAAAAGACCATGAACAAGCTCACAGCCCTCAAAGGGTTAAAGCCAAAGCTGTGGTCAACTTCAAGAAGAGTCCAGAGCGCTGAAGAATTTCACTTCTCCACACAGGGAATGTGAGAGTAGGGGTCTGAGAACCTGCGCTTGAGTTTTGCTGTGGGTTCGTATTCATCCCCGAGTTCCTGAGCGTGGGCCAGTGCAGACCCTTGTGCAATGTACACCGAGTGGATGCTGTCAGTCCgcctggctggctgctccctCCGCTGCACCCTCTGACACTCTTCCTCAGAGAAAGCCTCGTCCTGGGATTCTGTACATTTGAACATCCCGGGAGGAAGTTTTATGTTTGCTGTTGGCATCACTGGAGTTCGACGGGGCACTTTAATCTTGGACAGTGTTAAGGAGTATCTGCGCCTTGAAGCCAGGGGTGCAGAGTAAGAATCTGAAGAGGTTTGCGGGAGAGAAGGCACTTTGCAAATGTCTTTGGCAGGCacgctggagctctgagcacagcagtCTAATCCAATAATTGCTTTAAAGAAAGAAGATACTT
Encoded proteins:
- the USE1 gene encoding vesicle transport protein USE1; translation: MAPGAEGSSGATMAATRLELNLIRLLSRCEALAAERRDPEEWRLEKYVAALEDMLRELKKQSSKPAPELLNEYSRKVDFLKGLLEAEKLSSSTEKALANQFLAPGRTPTTAKERTPATKTVHLQTKARCTGQMRSELLGTDPLAADDSEELNIRRRKGLPSDEKQSAVELDAVLQHHQDMQEKLAEEMLSLARSLKNNTLAAQNVIKQDNQTLSHSLRMADQNFEKLKDESDRLEQHAKKSVNWLLWIMLIVVCFIFISMILFIRIFPKLK